A DNA window from Ostrea edulis chromosome 5, xbOstEdul1.1, whole genome shotgun sequence contains the following coding sequences:
- the LOC125648983 gene encoding dentin sialophosphoprotein-like isoform X1: MLEGVVIILVVGGCFDLVSGQQNCPEHTDPAVIVVATIFATLAVVFIVAGVILFLIWRRRRELKSDKKKPAGVQDDRKVGVANPAYTDGEGDLGLAEQGVGGYIQCREYPTSNQGQSQPVTKSSAKQKSWSPSSKSDLPPGKQGSHGSLDDLCMDPEITSVWLQSQDFVGLGFNIAGSMRDGIFVSQVHNRGPAVESGKFHVGDRILSVTVSFENMVYEDALTILSYASPYPVKITLQEERPSKTKDRRSGHQKTILSHPLYRSQSMDTLLKINREPIYTPKRSMSEMRQPKEVLDNVKQSLKVNVDSDNRHSNIAEHSPEIHVSADVEQSSVPAEKQPVTVLVPPPAGEENEDENDVPPPQPTIPPPPLEFNDRVDGEVSSPNPATTEIQFSDPFENLNEQDKLDMLRLSYEDPDDKIDKEDLDTSLSDSREQALADVSFHSDSTITEVEPKSPTPIKPERKKKKSSSETSSVSSLDEAGDGQKSPRDVMPDIVEDHISMSLSGVVNAAPSSEDSEVFEDVITPQKSDRPIKISDKIQLSSLDVSVTSVGDIQDSPTEASRTLVDYSLSDMESTLRPQTPETQATIEEDFITPVQVKKGELESSMSRYFDSSNTSTSTVENMKSDSPNTTMTSMDFNLNMSSNPDLFSTPYPKRNTKEGHSGMSYDISMMELNDLEKKLKQKTKENTKQGVAFEVRDDVLSGRTVMSGLTDNSDVCGNVSRTKSCEDNIAKKAMLDSSVSSLSWSGKRLVRSGSFSELPQDDSSDWIDHNSLNNDESIISQDEEKEILNSSEESLTSNNKNGLKKAKMFGARENLANLSSENSGSQQSVADSMSGGSTTPPPYLSNNGGSSTPPPYLSSNGGLSVDTSPPQPAPIKTSVNISTSSIPNNSSNNPGENGPYSLSGDITLGDEEDC, from the exons aTGTTGGAGGGAGTAGTGATTATTCTCGTTGTGGGGGGATGCTTCGATCTGGTCAGTGGTCAGCAGAATTGTCCGGAACATACAGATCCCGCAGTCATCGTTGTGGCCACAATCTTTGCCACGCTGGCCGTCGTTTTTATCGTTGCAGGTGTCATCTTATTTTTGATTTGGAGACGACGTCGAG AACTGAAATCTGACAAGAAAAAGCCAGCGGGTGTACAAGATGACAGGAAGGTGGGAGTGGCCAACCCTGCCTACACGGATGGAGAGGGGGATCTCGGTTTGGCTGAGCAAG GTGTTGGAGGCTACATACAGTGCAGAGAATACCCTACCAGCAACCAG GGCCAGAGCCAACCTGTTACCAAGTCCTCTGCCAAGCAGAAATCATGGTCTCCCAGCTCTAAGTCCGACCTCCCACCAGGAAAACAGGGGTCACATGGATCTCTTGATGACCTCTGTATG GACCCAGAAATTACCAGTGTGTGGTTGCAAAGTCAGGACTTTGTCGGCCTCGGATTCAACATCGCAGGAAGCATGAGGGACGGAATATTTGTCAGCCAAGTTCACAATCGTGGACCTGCAGTCGAATCGGGGAAGTTTCATGTTG gtGACCGAATATTGAGTGTAACTGTGTCCTTTGAGAACATGGTGTATGAAGATGCCCTGACCATTCTCAGCTATGCTTCTCCTTACCCAGTCAAAATCACACTACAGGAAGAGCGACCATCAAAGACAAAGGACAGAAGGAGCGGTCACCAAAAAACGATCCTCAGTCACCCCCTATATCGGAGCCAGTCCATGGACACCCTCCTCAAGATTAATCGAGAGCCCATCTACACACCAAAGAGAAGCATGAGTGAGATGAGACAACCGAAGGAAGTATTGGACAATGTGAAGCAGTCACTGAAAGTCAATGTAGACTCTGACAACAGACACAGCAACATTGCAGAACACTCGCCAGAAATTCACGTCTCAGCAGATGTAGAGCAGTCCTCAGTCCCAGCAGAGAAGCAACCAGTGACTGTCCTGGTGCCGCCACCTGCTGGTGAGGAAAACGAGGATGAGAATGATGTTCCTCCCCCTCAGCCCACCATTCCACCTCCACCCCTGGAGTTTAATGACAGGGTGGATGGTGAGGTCTCCTCCCCAAATCCTGCCACCACAGAAATACAGTTTTCAGATCCTTTTGAAAATCTAAATGAACAGGACAAATTAGACATGTTGCGTTTGTCGTATGAAGACCCAGATGACAAAATTGATAAAGAAGATTTGGATACCAGTTTATCTGACTCCAGAGAACAAGCGCTGGCTGATGTTTCATTCCATTCGGACAGTACCATCACTGAAGTGGAACCCAAATCTCCGACTCCTATAAAaccagaaagaaagaaaaagaagtccTCCAGCGAGACGTCGAGTGTGTCCTCTTTAGATGAAGCTGGCGATGGTCAGAAGTCTCCCAGAGACGTAATGCCAGATATTGTGGAGGATCACATTTCTATGTCACTTTCAGGTGTGGTAAATGCTGCACCAAGTTCAGAAGATTCTGAGGTTTTTGAGGATGTTATCACTCCTCAGAAATCAGACAGGCCGATAAAAATATCTGACAAAATTCAGTTGTCATCATTGGATGTGTCTGTGACTAGTGTTGGAGATATTCAGGATTCTCCCACGGAGGCCAGTAGGACATTAGTAGACTACAGTCTCTCGGACATGGAGAGCACGCTCCGCCCCCAGACACCAGAGACCCAGGCTACAATAGAGGAAGACTTCATTACACCGGTGCAGGTCAAAAAAGGTGAACTGGAATCGTCGATGTCACGGTATTTTGACTCTAGTAACACCTCAACCTCCACCGTAGAAAACATGAAATCAGATTCACCCAACACCACCATGACAAGCATGGACTTCAATCTAAACATGTCCTCCAACCCAGACTTGTTTTCTACGCCATATCCAAAGAGAAATAccaaagaaggccacagtggaATGTCATACGATATCTCCATGATGGAGCTCAATGACTtagagaaaaaattaaaacagaaaacaaaagaaaacacgAAGCAAGGTGTAGCGTTTGAAGTTCGGGATGATGTCCTCTCGGGAAGGACTGTGATGTCAGGACTAACTGACAATTCAGATGTGTGTGGGAATGTGTCGAGGACTAAATCTTGTGAAGACAACATTGCGAAGAAAGCAATGCTGGACAGTTCAGTGAGCTCCCTTAGTTGGTCTGGAAAGCGTCTCGTTCGCTCAGGATCATTTTCAGAACTTCCTCAGGATGATTCTAGTGATTGGATCGATCATAATTCATTGAACAATGATGAAAGCATTATCTCTCAAGATGAGGAGAAGGAAATATTAAACTCATCGGAAGAAAGTCTTACCAGCAATAATAAAAACGGACTTAAAAAAGCCAAAATGTTTGGTGCTCGTGAAAACCTCGCCAACTTATCTTCAGAAAATTCAGGGTCCCAGCAATCAGTAGCAGACTCTATGAGTGGGGGCTCAACTACCCCACCCCCCTACCTCAGTAATAACGGGGGCTCATCTACCCCACCCCCCTACCTCAGTAGTAATGGGGGCCTTAGTGTGGACACATCTCCACCACAACCAGCTCCCATCAAAACCTCTGTCAACATATCTACCTCAAGCATTCCCAATAATTCCTCAAATAACCCAGGAGAGAATGGACCATACTCTCTGTCAGGGGACATAACTCTGGGAGATGAAGAGGACTGTTAA
- the LOC125648983 gene encoding dentin sialophosphoprotein-like isoform X2, producing the protein MYIYLELKSDKKKPAGVQDDRKVGVANPAYTDGEGDLGLAEQGVGGYIQCREYPTSNQGQSQPVTKSSAKQKSWSPSSKSDLPPGKQGSHGSLDDLCMDPEITSVWLQSQDFVGLGFNIAGSMRDGIFVSQVHNRGPAVESGKFHVGDRILSVTVSFENMVYEDALTILSYASPYPVKITLQEERPSKTKDRRSGHQKTILSHPLYRSQSMDTLLKINREPIYTPKRSMSEMRQPKEVLDNVKQSLKVNVDSDNRHSNIAEHSPEIHVSADVEQSSVPAEKQPVTVLVPPPAGEENEDENDVPPPQPTIPPPPLEFNDRVDGEVSSPNPATTEIQFSDPFENLNEQDKLDMLRLSYEDPDDKIDKEDLDTSLSDSREQALADVSFHSDSTITEVEPKSPTPIKPERKKKKSSSETSSVSSLDEAGDGQKSPRDVMPDIVEDHISMSLSGVVNAAPSSEDSEVFEDVITPQKSDRPIKISDKIQLSSLDVSVTSVGDIQDSPTEASRTLVDYSLSDMESTLRPQTPETQATIEEDFITPVQVKKGELESSMSRYFDSSNTSTSTVENMKSDSPNTTMTSMDFNLNMSSNPDLFSTPYPKRNTKEGHSGMSYDISMMELNDLEKKLKQKTKENTKQGVAFEVRDDVLSGRTVMSGLTDNSDVCGNVSRTKSCEDNIAKKAMLDSSVSSLSWSGKRLVRSGSFSELPQDDSSDWIDHNSLNNDESIISQDEEKEILNSSEESLTSNNKNGLKKAKMFGARENLANLSSENSGSQQSVADSMSGGSTTPPPYLSNNGGSSTPPPYLSSNGGLSVDTSPPQPAPIKTSVNISTSSIPNNSSNNPGENGPYSLSGDITLGDEEDC; encoded by the exons ATGTACATTTATCTTG AACTGAAATCTGACAAGAAAAAGCCAGCGGGTGTACAAGATGACAGGAAGGTGGGAGTGGCCAACCCTGCCTACACGGATGGAGAGGGGGATCTCGGTTTGGCTGAGCAAG GTGTTGGAGGCTACATACAGTGCAGAGAATACCCTACCAGCAACCAG GGCCAGAGCCAACCTGTTACCAAGTCCTCTGCCAAGCAGAAATCATGGTCTCCCAGCTCTAAGTCCGACCTCCCACCAGGAAAACAGGGGTCACATGGATCTCTTGATGACCTCTGTATG GACCCAGAAATTACCAGTGTGTGGTTGCAAAGTCAGGACTTTGTCGGCCTCGGATTCAACATCGCAGGAAGCATGAGGGACGGAATATTTGTCAGCCAAGTTCACAATCGTGGACCTGCAGTCGAATCGGGGAAGTTTCATGTTG gtGACCGAATATTGAGTGTAACTGTGTCCTTTGAGAACATGGTGTATGAAGATGCCCTGACCATTCTCAGCTATGCTTCTCCTTACCCAGTCAAAATCACACTACAGGAAGAGCGACCATCAAAGACAAAGGACAGAAGGAGCGGTCACCAAAAAACGATCCTCAGTCACCCCCTATATCGGAGCCAGTCCATGGACACCCTCCTCAAGATTAATCGAGAGCCCATCTACACACCAAAGAGAAGCATGAGTGAGATGAGACAACCGAAGGAAGTATTGGACAATGTGAAGCAGTCACTGAAAGTCAATGTAGACTCTGACAACAGACACAGCAACATTGCAGAACACTCGCCAGAAATTCACGTCTCAGCAGATGTAGAGCAGTCCTCAGTCCCAGCAGAGAAGCAACCAGTGACTGTCCTGGTGCCGCCACCTGCTGGTGAGGAAAACGAGGATGAGAATGATGTTCCTCCCCCTCAGCCCACCATTCCACCTCCACCCCTGGAGTTTAATGACAGGGTGGATGGTGAGGTCTCCTCCCCAAATCCTGCCACCACAGAAATACAGTTTTCAGATCCTTTTGAAAATCTAAATGAACAGGACAAATTAGACATGTTGCGTTTGTCGTATGAAGACCCAGATGACAAAATTGATAAAGAAGATTTGGATACCAGTTTATCTGACTCCAGAGAACAAGCGCTGGCTGATGTTTCATTCCATTCGGACAGTACCATCACTGAAGTGGAACCCAAATCTCCGACTCCTATAAAaccagaaagaaagaaaaagaagtccTCCAGCGAGACGTCGAGTGTGTCCTCTTTAGATGAAGCTGGCGATGGTCAGAAGTCTCCCAGAGACGTAATGCCAGATATTGTGGAGGATCACATTTCTATGTCACTTTCAGGTGTGGTAAATGCTGCACCAAGTTCAGAAGATTCTGAGGTTTTTGAGGATGTTATCACTCCTCAGAAATCAGACAGGCCGATAAAAATATCTGACAAAATTCAGTTGTCATCATTGGATGTGTCTGTGACTAGTGTTGGAGATATTCAGGATTCTCCCACGGAGGCCAGTAGGACATTAGTAGACTACAGTCTCTCGGACATGGAGAGCACGCTCCGCCCCCAGACACCAGAGACCCAGGCTACAATAGAGGAAGACTTCATTACACCGGTGCAGGTCAAAAAAGGTGAACTGGAATCGTCGATGTCACGGTATTTTGACTCTAGTAACACCTCAACCTCCACCGTAGAAAACATGAAATCAGATTCACCCAACACCACCATGACAAGCATGGACTTCAATCTAAACATGTCCTCCAACCCAGACTTGTTTTCTACGCCATATCCAAAGAGAAATAccaaagaaggccacagtggaATGTCATACGATATCTCCATGATGGAGCTCAATGACTtagagaaaaaattaaaacagaaaacaaaagaaaacacgAAGCAAGGTGTAGCGTTTGAAGTTCGGGATGATGTCCTCTCGGGAAGGACTGTGATGTCAGGACTAACTGACAATTCAGATGTGTGTGGGAATGTGTCGAGGACTAAATCTTGTGAAGACAACATTGCGAAGAAAGCAATGCTGGACAGTTCAGTGAGCTCCCTTAGTTGGTCTGGAAAGCGTCTCGTTCGCTCAGGATCATTTTCAGAACTTCCTCAGGATGATTCTAGTGATTGGATCGATCATAATTCATTGAACAATGATGAAAGCATTATCTCTCAAGATGAGGAGAAGGAAATATTAAACTCATCGGAAGAAAGTCTTACCAGCAATAATAAAAACGGACTTAAAAAAGCCAAAATGTTTGGTGCTCGTGAAAACCTCGCCAACTTATCTTCAGAAAATTCAGGGTCCCAGCAATCAGTAGCAGACTCTATGAGTGGGGGCTCAACTACCCCACCCCCCTACCTCAGTAATAACGGGGGCTCATCTACCCCACCCCCCTACCTCAGTAGTAATGGGGGCCTTAGTGTGGACACATCTCCACCACAACCAGCTCCCATCAAAACCTCTGTCAACATATCTACCTCAAGCATTCCCAATAATTCCTCAAATAACCCAGGAGAGAATGGACCATACTCTCTGTCAGGGGACATAACTCTGGGAGATGAAGAGGACTGTTAA
- the LOC125648983 gene encoding dentin sialophosphoprotein-like isoform X3, giving the protein MDPEITSVWLQSQDFVGLGFNIAGSMRDGIFVSQVHNRGPAVESGKFHVGDRILSVTVSFENMVYEDALTILSYASPYPVKITLQEERPSKTKDRRSGHQKTILSHPLYRSQSMDTLLKINREPIYTPKRSMSEMRQPKEVLDNVKQSLKVNVDSDNRHSNIAEHSPEIHVSADVEQSSVPAEKQPVTVLVPPPAGEENEDENDVPPPQPTIPPPPLEFNDRVDGEVSSPNPATTEIQFSDPFENLNEQDKLDMLRLSYEDPDDKIDKEDLDTSLSDSREQALADVSFHSDSTITEVEPKSPTPIKPERKKKKSSSETSSVSSLDEAGDGQKSPRDVMPDIVEDHISMSLSGVVNAAPSSEDSEVFEDVITPQKSDRPIKISDKIQLSSLDVSVTSVGDIQDSPTEASRTLVDYSLSDMESTLRPQTPETQATIEEDFITPVQVKKGELESSMSRYFDSSNTSTSTVENMKSDSPNTTMTSMDFNLNMSSNPDLFSTPYPKRNTKEGHSGMSYDISMMELNDLEKKLKQKTKENTKQGVAFEVRDDVLSGRTVMSGLTDNSDVCGNVSRTKSCEDNIAKKAMLDSSVSSLSWSGKRLVRSGSFSELPQDDSSDWIDHNSLNNDESIISQDEEKEILNSSEESLTSNNKNGLKKAKMFGARENLANLSSENSGSQQSVADSMSGGSTTPPPYLSNNGGSSTPPPYLSSNGGLSVDTSPPQPAPIKTSVNISTSSIPNNSSNNPGENGPYSLSGDITLGDEEDC; this is encoded by the exons ATG GACCCAGAAATTACCAGTGTGTGGTTGCAAAGTCAGGACTTTGTCGGCCTCGGATTCAACATCGCAGGAAGCATGAGGGACGGAATATTTGTCAGCCAAGTTCACAATCGTGGACCTGCAGTCGAATCGGGGAAGTTTCATGTTG gtGACCGAATATTGAGTGTAACTGTGTCCTTTGAGAACATGGTGTATGAAGATGCCCTGACCATTCTCAGCTATGCTTCTCCTTACCCAGTCAAAATCACACTACAGGAAGAGCGACCATCAAAGACAAAGGACAGAAGGAGCGGTCACCAAAAAACGATCCTCAGTCACCCCCTATATCGGAGCCAGTCCATGGACACCCTCCTCAAGATTAATCGAGAGCCCATCTACACACCAAAGAGAAGCATGAGTGAGATGAGACAACCGAAGGAAGTATTGGACAATGTGAAGCAGTCACTGAAAGTCAATGTAGACTCTGACAACAGACACAGCAACATTGCAGAACACTCGCCAGAAATTCACGTCTCAGCAGATGTAGAGCAGTCCTCAGTCCCAGCAGAGAAGCAACCAGTGACTGTCCTGGTGCCGCCACCTGCTGGTGAGGAAAACGAGGATGAGAATGATGTTCCTCCCCCTCAGCCCACCATTCCACCTCCACCCCTGGAGTTTAATGACAGGGTGGATGGTGAGGTCTCCTCCCCAAATCCTGCCACCACAGAAATACAGTTTTCAGATCCTTTTGAAAATCTAAATGAACAGGACAAATTAGACATGTTGCGTTTGTCGTATGAAGACCCAGATGACAAAATTGATAAAGAAGATTTGGATACCAGTTTATCTGACTCCAGAGAACAAGCGCTGGCTGATGTTTCATTCCATTCGGACAGTACCATCACTGAAGTGGAACCCAAATCTCCGACTCCTATAAAaccagaaagaaagaaaaagaagtccTCCAGCGAGACGTCGAGTGTGTCCTCTTTAGATGAAGCTGGCGATGGTCAGAAGTCTCCCAGAGACGTAATGCCAGATATTGTGGAGGATCACATTTCTATGTCACTTTCAGGTGTGGTAAATGCTGCACCAAGTTCAGAAGATTCTGAGGTTTTTGAGGATGTTATCACTCCTCAGAAATCAGACAGGCCGATAAAAATATCTGACAAAATTCAGTTGTCATCATTGGATGTGTCTGTGACTAGTGTTGGAGATATTCAGGATTCTCCCACGGAGGCCAGTAGGACATTAGTAGACTACAGTCTCTCGGACATGGAGAGCACGCTCCGCCCCCAGACACCAGAGACCCAGGCTACAATAGAGGAAGACTTCATTACACCGGTGCAGGTCAAAAAAGGTGAACTGGAATCGTCGATGTCACGGTATTTTGACTCTAGTAACACCTCAACCTCCACCGTAGAAAACATGAAATCAGATTCACCCAACACCACCATGACAAGCATGGACTTCAATCTAAACATGTCCTCCAACCCAGACTTGTTTTCTACGCCATATCCAAAGAGAAATAccaaagaaggccacagtggaATGTCATACGATATCTCCATGATGGAGCTCAATGACTtagagaaaaaattaaaacagaaaacaaaagaaaacacgAAGCAAGGTGTAGCGTTTGAAGTTCGGGATGATGTCCTCTCGGGAAGGACTGTGATGTCAGGACTAACTGACAATTCAGATGTGTGTGGGAATGTGTCGAGGACTAAATCTTGTGAAGACAACATTGCGAAGAAAGCAATGCTGGACAGTTCAGTGAGCTCCCTTAGTTGGTCTGGAAAGCGTCTCGTTCGCTCAGGATCATTTTCAGAACTTCCTCAGGATGATTCTAGTGATTGGATCGATCATAATTCATTGAACAATGATGAAAGCATTATCTCTCAAGATGAGGAGAAGGAAATATTAAACTCATCGGAAGAAAGTCTTACCAGCAATAATAAAAACGGACTTAAAAAAGCCAAAATGTTTGGTGCTCGTGAAAACCTCGCCAACTTATCTTCAGAAAATTCAGGGTCCCAGCAATCAGTAGCAGACTCTATGAGTGGGGGCTCAACTACCCCACCCCCCTACCTCAGTAATAACGGGGGCTCATCTACCCCACCCCCCTACCTCAGTAGTAATGGGGGCCTTAGTGTGGACACATCTCCACCACAACCAGCTCCCATCAAAACCTCTGTCAACATATCTACCTCAAGCATTCCCAATAATTCCTCAAATAACCCAGGAGAGAATGGACCATACTCTCTGTCAGGGGACATAACTCTGGGAGATGAAGAGGACTGTTAA